In Microbulbifer sp. THAF38, the sequence CACAGGAAATCTTCCCGCGCTTTACCAGTGTCGGCAACCTCAGTGACTTTAAACTCACCACCCGCACAGACTTGGGCAGCTTCCCCTCACTGCGCCAAGTCGCACCGGGGGCAGAATTTAAATATGTGAGTATCGGCGAACGCGCCGAGACCGCCGCACTAGCCACTTACGGGGAACTCTTCTCCATTACTCGCCAGGCCATCATTAATGACGACCTGGGCGCATTCACCCGAATCCCGCAAAAGATGGGCCTCGCCGCTGTGCGCACCGTGGGGGATCTGGTATTCAGTATCCTGCTCAACAATCCCGAAATGGCAGATGGAAAAGCCCTGTTCCATGCGGATCATGGCAACTTGGCCAGCGCCGCTCTAATCAACACCGCCAGCATCGACGCCGCACGGGTATTGATGGGTAATCAAAAGGATGGCAGCGCAGTGCTCAATATCCGGCCCAAGTTCCTGCTCTGTGATATTGCCGACGAGGGCAGCGCAAAGGTTGCCCTGGAATCCGAATTCGAAGTGGGAGAATCCACTAAAAACAACACCACACCGAACAGCGTGCGCAATATCGCCGAAGTGCTCTCTGATGCGCGCCTTAGCGGACATAACGGCTGGTACCTCAATGCCGACCCGGTAGCGCATGACACCATCGAAGTGCTCTATCTGGATGGCCAGCAGGCCCCGGTTTTAGAAGAGCAAAATGGCTGGAGTGTCGATGGGGTGGAATTCAAAGTCCGCCTGGATGCCGCTGCGAAAGCCTGGGATGCGAAAGGCATGGTGAAAACACCCAAGACCTAACCTCAATTCCAACTGAGATTAAACCGGAAAGGGCCGCAATACGCGGCCTTTTTTATTTCGACTGCTTTACCCACTGAGAGAAAGAATATGGCTACGAATTTTGTACAAGACGGGCGCATGCTCGATTTCACCAACAACACCAGCGCAGCGATTACCTCTGGCCAGGTGGTAATCGCAGGTGCGGTCCTGGGTGTGGCGATGGATGATATCGCCGTGGGTGAATCCGGGGTGATCGCTATTGATGGCGTATTTACGGTGCCCAAGGTATCCGGTGCAGTGATTGGCCAGGGCGAGTCACTCACCTGGGATATCTCTGCTGCAGCCTTTGACGATAGTGCTGCAACAGCCGCAACCGGCGATATCACCGGCCCTACCGCCTTTGCCGCGGAATCCGCAGGGAATGGCGCGACCAGCCTAGCGGTCAAGTTTACCGGCGTACCGGGCACCGTGAAGGCCTAGGTGATCCATGGATCTGGACCAACGAGCCGCAGAGCGCGCGTTTCGCAAATGGGGCAAGCCTGCTATCTATACAGACGGTAGCGGTGCTGAACCTATTACTTGCCGAGTGATTAAAGATCAAGAGATCGACGAGTTCGAAGATGAGGAACGTGTGCGGGTGCCGCGTATCGAGTTGAGTCTGCTGGTCAGTGAGGTAGGGGCTTACAACTCCGAGGCGGTGATTACTCTTGGCGGTGTGGAGTATGCAGTGCGCAAGCGGCTGACGGATGATGGGGTTGTTTGGCGGGTGCTGGTGGATGCTTAGGAGTATATGCCCTTCCCAAATTATTATAAAGCGGAGAAAATGCCCAACTTTATTGAGTTTTCTTAGAGTAGACTTTTGTACATTTGTACCAATAATTTATATTTTAATGACTCGCTTAATGCATATCTACTACTCTTAGTAAATATCTTATGCAGATATAAAGTGGGAAATTACAAAGAATGTTCTCTAGGATTTCTTGCTAAGTCGACATGAGTTGAGATTATGGAAGCAATAGCGTCAATCATTGATTCACTGGTGTGGCCAGTCTGTATCGTAATTATAGTTTTAGTTTTAAAGTCAGAAATTTCGCATTTGGCAAAAAAAGTCAGCAGAATTTCCCACAAAGAGACTCAGATTGATTTCAATGCAGCAGTTAAGAACGCCTCTTTTTCTCTAGAAACGGAAGAGCTTAATACAAAAATTACTGTTTCTGATGAGTTGTCGGATTTATCACCAAGGGGATCGGTAATAGAATCTTGGTTAAGAGTCGAAGATGCAGTAAGAGGATATAATTTAAGACATGGAATTGATGCTTCTAAGGAAAAGCCGTTTAGAAGCTCATTGGCTGCGATGAATTCGATTCACTATGATTCTATCGGTAAGGGAACTTTGCAAATGTTGGAGTCATTGCGAAGGCTTCGAAATGAAGCGGTTCACTTAAGTGATGCAAATATTTCGGCTGTCTCTGCAAAAGAGTATAGAGTCATGGCAGATAAAGTAATTTCTGCTTTAGAAATGGCCTGATGCTATAAAGGAAAGCGGCTTTCTTGGTTGCATTTTATTTTCGCTTTGAAATTTGATATGTAAGTTAGTTTAAAATTTTTATGTGAGTTTAATGGACGATGGAGCATCTAAGTTTTCTGGAAAAGCTGCGGGCAGTGTTTCTTTTGTCTGCTTGGGGTTGCTCGATTCTCTTCATTGTTGGGGCGCCAAATGAAGTTGAGATCGTATATTCAGTAAAAAACACTGCTCCAGAAAAGTTAAGAATTGAAAAAGCATATCTAACTTCGGAATCATGCGGGGTGGGAAAAAAATGCGATCGTATTAAATTTGAAGCAACTAATTTAGCAACAAATTCCCCTGTAGAAGAAAGGATAGACGCTGAGCCGGGAATATTCCCTTTTGGTGTTTCAATTGGGCGAAAACAGATATGGTCTACAGAGAGGAGCTATCTCGAAGAGTTCAATGTAGGTGAAGTGTACGATGCGTATTTAGCCAGTAATGGGAGGTACTATTTGTCACAAGGAAGCTATTTTCCATTCGCATATCTTCTGGCTTTTTCGGTATTGTGGTTGGTGGGAAATGCCGTCGTTATAGCAAATAGGTTGTAAAAGATAGATTTATATGGTTGTCTGCACTTGGTTAGCTCTGTCCTTTTCTGGTCTGTTTGTTTGGGGTTAGATTTTTTATGGGGTTATTGATTTGTGAGCAAGAGAATTCAGAGGGTGATTGTTGGGGTTTTATTTCCCATTATATTGGGGGCTCTATTTCTTATGATATGGGTAATTTTACCTCGTGGTTTTAATAATTTGACAGATTCTAATTCCTATAAATTATTCATTCTGGCGTTTTTTGTTCAGTTCATATTTCTTGGAATTCCGGCGCTTATTTGTTCTGCAATCGTTGAGTTTTTTCAATCTATATTAAAGAGTGATTTTTGTTTTTATGTCGTTGGTGGTTTTTTGTGTGGAGTCTGTAATATAACGATGGCAGCTCTCTTTTTTGGGGAGTCTAGATTTTACACGGTGTACTCTTTTTTCATTTTTTGTGTTATTCCTGGGATTGTTGCTGCAGTTGTTTTGCGTGAAATGTATCAATCATCAAGTGCATTGTTAACCAATAAAGAGTGATAGTAAATCTTGGAAGTCAACGTATTTTGAGTTGAGAGTAAACTGATATCGAAACCCGCTTCGGCGGGTTTTTTTATGCCCAAAATTTCTGGAGAACATCCCCAATGACCCAACGCATCACCATCCGCGATGCCGCCCTAAACAATCTAAAAAACCTATCTGGCTACAACTTCCCCTCATCGGGCACTACCGATGGCATCGAGCGGGAAAAGCTGCCGGCCATCCTTGTGGGCTTTGCTACGGAACAAACAGAACAGGAACTCTCGGGCACCATACGCCAACTGAATCTTGACGTGTCTGTGGTGGTGCATAGCCGGGGGGATATCTATGAATTGTTGGATAGGGCTGCGGCGGATGTTGAGGGCGTATTCAGTGCGCAAGCGGCTGTCGGATGATGGGGTGGTTTGGCGGGTGTTGGTGGAAGGGTAGGGGGGTGTTTTGTTCGCTCTTCTTAAAATGTTATAAATAAGCTTCCTTGTGTGTATTGGACTCACAATAAGTTGCCAGCCGGTGTGGTGGGCGTTATGTGTGTTCAAATTTTAAACGTTTTAAATGTGGTAACTTACTGTCAATATGAAAAGTTTTTTTCTTATTCTCATTTCACTCACCATTGTGGGTTGTAATTCTGTCCTTGTAACGTATAAGCCGCCTC encodes:
- a CDS encoding Mu-like prophage major head subunit gpT family protein; translation: MPKTTSTTPAATAAPEVTPEMKAQIAADARAQFAADEKKRKDTITAVFKGFEAHSVVMQECLNDMDCTAEKAKDKLLTALGSQTPTPVQSYSVVVHEGEGIKRLKADAENAIAMRALGEKRTEGNELSGYTMMEIARILMQAHGQSLSGLDRMGVVAAAFTHSSGDFATVLGNIANKSMLKGYEEAQEIFPRFTSVGNLSDFKLTTRTDLGSFPSLRQVAPGAEFKYVSIGERAETAALATYGELFSITRQAIINDDLGAFTRIPQKMGLAAVRTVGDLVFSILLNNPEMADGKALFHADHGNLASAALINTASIDAARVLMGNQKDGSAVLNIRPKFLLCDIADEGSAKVALESEFEVGESTKNNTTPNSVRNIAEVLSDARLSGHNGWYLNADPVAHDTIEVLYLDGQQAPVLEEQNGWSVDGVEFKVRLDAAAKAWDAKGMVKTPKT
- a CDS encoding DUF2190 family protein, producing the protein MATNFVQDGRMLDFTNNTSAAITSGQVVIAGAVLGVAMDDIAVGESGVIAIDGVFTVPKVSGAVIGQGESLTWDISAAAFDDSAATAATGDITGPTAFAAESAGNGATSLAVKFTGVPGTVKA